A window of the Phragmites australis chromosome 20, lpPhrAust1.1, whole genome shotgun sequence genome harbors these coding sequences:
- the LOC133902439 gene encoding disease resistance protein RGA5-like yields the protein MVKQKIVLKLPLDDERKRRKAFKAAVGMNGVTSATMEGDKIIVVGSGVDPIALTTMLRRGLGHAELLSVTSGDDKKKGDFYGGGMSYGGGSGMGHGGGKEGNESGGGKDKGYGQHQAVAPVSYPAYQQYNAVPSYPVYPYPPYPPQEQDPGCSIM from the exons ATGGTGAAG CAAAAGATTGTGCTCAAGTTGCCCTTGGACgatgagaggaagaggaggaaggcctTCAAGGCTGCTGTTGGCATGAACG GTGTGACATCCGCAACGATGGAGGGCGACAAGATCATCGTGGTCGGCTCCGGCGTCGACCCAATCGCACTGACGACCATGCTCCGGCGTGGCCTGGGCCACGCCGAGCTGCTCAGCGTCACGTCCGGCGACGACAAGAAGAAGGGCGACTTCTACGGTGGCGGCATGAGCTATGGTGGTGGCAGCGGCATGGGCCATGGTGGCGGCAAGGAGGgcaacgagagcggcggcggcaaggacAAGGGCTACGGCCAGCACCAAGCAGTGGCGCCGGTCTCGTACCCCGCCTACCAGCAGTACAACGCCGTGCCGTCGTACCCCGTCTACCCCTACCCGCCTTACCCGCCGCAAGAACAGGATCCTGGATGCAGCATCATGTAA